The genomic stretch CTCATCTTCTGAAACCAGTGAAGCAATGGCTTCAACCGCTGCGATTTTCATTTCCTCGTTAATATGAGTGGCACGCACATCAAGCGCTCCGCGGAAAATACCAGGGAATGCAAGAACATTGTTTACTTGGTTCGGGAAGTCAGAACGGCCAGTTCCGACAACGCTTGCTCCGGCTTCACGCGCATCTTCCGGCATGATTTCCGGATTTGGATTTGCCATTGCAAAGATAATCGGATCTTTTGCCATGCTTTGAACCATTTCTTTTGTTAACGCGCCTGCTACAGAGACACCGATAAATACGTCAGCATCAACGATAACATCTTTCAGAGAACCGTCTTTGCGATCTTGGTTCGTGAACTTCGCCACTTCATTTTTGACATCGTTCATGCCGTTCGGGCGCCCTTCATAAATGGCCCCTTTGGAATCGCACATCACAATGTCGCGAACGCCATAATGATGAAGAAGCTTGATAATCGCAATGCCAGCCGCACCCGCGCCGTTTGCGACAACTTTAATGGATGACATGGATTTTCCAGACAGTTTCAGCGCGTTCACAAGACCTGCTACGGTTACAATGGCAGTACCGTGCTGATCATCATGGAAAACCGGGATGTTTGTTTCTTTTTTGAGGCGCTCTTCAATGATAAAGCAGTTTGGCGCTGCAATATCTTCAAGGTTGACGCCGCCAAATGTCGGTTCCAGCAATTTTACAGTTTCAACGATTTTATCAACATCGTTTGTGTTTAAAGCAATCGGGAACGCATCTACGCCCGCAAAGCTTTTGAAAAGAACTGCTTTCCCTTCCATAACAGGAAGCGCCGCTTCAGGGCCGATGTTTCCAAGGCCAAGCACAGCTGTACCGTCAGTTACAACTGCTACCATGTTCCCCTTCATTGTATAATCATATACTTTGTTAATGTCTTCATGAATATCCTTACACGGTTCTGCAACACCCGGAGAATACGCGAGGCTTAAATCTTTCGCATTTCTGACCTCTACTTTTGATTTAGACTCCAGTTTCCCCTGGTTGACTTTATGCAGGTGTAATGCTTCTTCTCTTAATGACATTCTCCTAAACACTCCTTATGGATATTTTTTGATTCGTATACTGCTGCGTTGATTGCTGCATTCTGCGGAGTAAATCTATCTGAATATTTAAACAGGATCACATAATTGCTCCAATTGTATAACAAAAAGCGAATCGTTACCACTGTTTTAAAACGACGTTTTTTTGACCCAACAGCTCTTTTAAGCGATATAACACCTGGTGATCTGCATTGATATGGAACGACTCAGGTAGCTTAATCGTCTGTTTTTGCCTTTCATAATAGAGATAAACGCCTGTTTCCCCTTTATGCTCCAGCAAAATGCGCTTAATCTTTGCCAGGATCTCCTGGCTGTGCTGACTGCTTTCTATTTTTATATAAACCGATGGCGCTTTTTCTGCATCCATATCTTCTAATAATTCTGCCCGGGACATGATGAATTGGATCTTATCTTGTCTAACTTCACATTTCCCCGCAGTGAACAAAAGAGCGCCTTCTCTTAAAACGGGAGAAAGCTGTCTGAATTGTTCAGGGAAGACTACGGCTTCCATCTCGCCGGTTTCATCACTGAGCGTTAAAAACGCCATGTTTTGACCTGTTTTCGTCCGAATCGTTTTGATCTTCGACAGCAGAACGCCTAGTGAAAGCTGCCTTTTGACTGCCCGCTGAGCCTGCAGAATGGAGACTGCTCCTTGCGCAGTGAGCTGTTTTCGGAAGGCGGAGAGGGGATGATTTGAAAAATAAATGCCAAGCGTTTCCTTTTCAAACGCAAGTAAATCCACCAGAGGAAGCTCCTCCGTCTCCACATACTTCGGCTTAATTGAAAACGATTCATCTAAAAACAATCCCATTTGGTCATCGTCCGCGGCGAATAGCTCAGCATGTTCCAAAGCAACATCAATGGATGCGAGCAGCGTGGCCCGGTTTTGGCCGAATTCGTCCATCGCACCAGAAAAGATAAGTGCTTCAAGCATTTTGCGATTTACGCTTTTTGACGGCACGCGAAAGCAGAAATCGAAAAGATCTTCAAATGGTTTCTCTTTTCTTGCTTTATATATATCTTTGACTGCTGAGACGCCTACACTTTTTATCGCGCGGAGGCTGTATCTGACAGATCCGTTTTCAACTGTAAACGGAAAACTGCTTTTATTCACTGACGGAGGAAGGATACGAATCCCGCTCCCCTTTGCTTCGTAAAGATATTGAGAGATTTTATCCTCATTGCCAATGACGCTTGTCAGCAATCCGCACATAAAATATAACGGATAATGAGCTTTCAAATACGCAAGCTGGCACCCGATCATGCTGTATGCCACCGCATGGCTTCTGTTAAAGCCATAGTTTGCGAATTTGACGATTAAATCGTAGACCTCATTTGCAGTGTCTACAGAATACTCCTTTTTTAAGCACCCTTCAACAAAATGGCTTCGCTCTCTGTCCAGGATTTCTTTTTTCTTTTTGCTGACCGCCCTTCTCAATAGGTCCGCTTCGCCTAAAGAAAACCCCGCCATACGGGAAGCAATCATCATAATTTGTTCCTGATACACAATGACGCCATATGTATCTTCCAAAATGCTCCTTAAATCTTCATGAGGATAGTGAACAGGCGCCCGACCGTGTTTACGGTCGATAAATAACGGAATATTTTCCATCGGACCCGGCCGGTACAGTGCATTGACCGCCACAATATCTTCTAGGCCCGAAGGTTTCAGCCGTTTCAAGACGCTTCTCATCCCTGCAGATTCAAGCTGGAAAATGCCTGTCGTATCCCCTTTTGACAGCAAGGAGAACGTTTTGTCATCGCTGTAGGAAATACTTGAAAGGTCTATTTTAATATTTTCTTCTTTTTCAATCATTGAAGTGATGGATTCAATAAGTGTCAGATTCCTCAAACCTAAGAAATCCATTTTTAAAAGGCCCAAGTCTTCAAGATGGTCCATCGCGTATTGCGTTAAATAGATCCCTTCATGCCCTTCTTGAAGCGGAACAACATCTGTTAACGGTTCTTCACTCAGGACAACGCCCGCTGCGTGGGTTGATGCATGCCTTGGCAGCCCTTCTATTTTCCGGGCAATTGAATAGACTTGCTGAAGCAGGCTTGACTCCCGAAGCCGCTTATCCAGCTGCGGTGACTGCTGTCTCGCTTCATCCAGCGTCATTCCCGGTCTTGAAGGAATGAGTTTTGCAAGCTGATCTGCCTCCTTCGGGCTGACGCCGAATACTCTGCCGACGTCCCGGAGCGCCGCCTTTGCCGCAAGTGTTCCAAAGGTGATAATCTGTGCGACGTGCATTGCACCGTATTTCTGCTGAACATATTGAATGACTTCATCCCTTCTAGTATCGGGAAAGTCAATATCAATATCCGGCATGCTGACGCGTTCGGGATTTAAAAATCTTTCAAACAGAAGGTGATGCTTAATCGGGTCAACATCTGTGATATACAGCACATATGCCACAAGAGAACCCGCCGCAGAACCCCTTCCCGGTCCTGTAACAATCCCTTTTTCATGGGCGTGCTTCATAAAATCCCACACGATCAGAAAGTAATCGCTGAACTTCATCCGCTTGATGACATCAAGCTCATATTGAAGACGGCGAAGGTATCGTTCATCAGGCTTGCCGAAACGGCTGCGGAGTCCCTCCATACAGATATCCGTTAAATAATCATCAGCGGACGTTCCGTCTGGGGTCGGAAAAGACGGTAGACGGGTCTGCCCGAGACTGACGTCAACCCGGCATTGTTCCGCGATCTCTACAGAAGCTTGCAGTGCCTCGGGATGCTCTCGATAAATGTTTTGCATTTCTTCGAGTGGTTTCAAATCGAGATCAGGCAAATCTTCAGCGGGTGCATCCGTCAGTTTTTCCCCCGCTTTAATCGCTTTCAAACAACGGTAGGCAGCCTTATCTTCCTTCCTTATGTAATGCACATCGCCTGTGGCCGTAACAGGGATACCCGTTTCTTCTGACAGCTTTAGAATCTGCTCAGACAAGACTTGATTCCCTTTAAAAGGCTGATAGGAGAAATAAAAAGCTCCCTTTCCGAATATAGACTGAAATTCCAGCGAGGCTTGAGCAGCCTGTTCGAACAGCCCTCCTTCAAGAAGCGTTTCAATATATCCTTTTTCGCCGGGCGTTATTGCGATAATCCCTTCTCGATAACTGTGAAGCCATTTCGGCTTCAGTCCGCCTTTTGATTTAGATTGCAGAACGCTGCTGATTTTCAGCAGGTTTTGATAGCCTGTATTCGATTTTGCCAGCAGGACGAGCGGGTATGCTTCAAGCTCGCTGTCATCTGTAAAAACAGAAGCCGTCAAACCGATTATTGGGTTGATCCCTCTCGCCTTGCAAGCTTTATAAAATTGAATAGCTCCGTACATGACATGATCATCTGTCAGCGCCAAAGACGCATATCCGAGCCTGTCAGCTTCACTGACGAGTTCTTCCACAGCCGCGGCGCTGTTTAGCAGGCTATACCCGCTATGCACTTGCAGGTGAACAAAAGACATGCTATCACCTCTTTCTCATTACGATCCATTTCTTCCTTCATTATAAGGCCGGTTTCCAAAAGAAACAAATGTTCTTTTTTGACTCATCATCATACTTGTCCTGAAAGCTCAATATGATATAAAAGGTGAGGTGATAAAGATGGATCAGGAAGCAGGATTTATGGTGAATTTTATCAATAGCTACTTCATTGCGTTAGGGGTGCTGATCGGGGGCGCACTCATCGGAGGGCTCGGAGCATACTTGGCAGGCGAACCCCCGCTTACAGCCATTACAAAGCTTGCCAACCGGTTAAAAATATGGGCGCTTGTCGCAGCTATCGGAGGCACCTTTGATGCGGTATACAGCTTTGAACGCGGCATACTCGAAGGCAATACGAGAGATATCTTTAAACAGCTTCTTTTAATTATTTCGGCCATGGGGGGCGCGCAAAGCGGCTGGCTTATTATATCATGGCTGACCCAGGAGCATCTTTCTTCATGAGGGTCCCCCAGCATTACAAAAAACCGGGATGGCAGCGTTTTTTCGCGGGAATGATGTGCGGAGCCGTAATCAGCTGGTTCTTTTTCCTGTTTACTTACGGAACATTCCAAGAGGAGCAGGTCAGCCTCATCGAAAAGCAAAAAGAGCATGTAAAAGACTTGAACAATCAAATTTCGATCTATCAGGAAGACCTCCATA from Bacillus subtilis subsp. subtilis str. 168 encodes the following:
- the maeB gene encoding NADP-dependent malic enzyme (conversion of malate into pyruvate, anabolic) (Evidence 1a: Function from experimental evidences in the studied strain; PubMedId: 16788182, 22740702, 23136871, 24325460, 25393291; Product type e: enzyme); protein product: MSLREEALHLHKVNQGKLESKSKVEVRNAKDLSLAYSPGVAEPCKDIHEDINKVYDYTMKGNMVAVVTDGTAVLGLGNIGPEAALPVMEGKAVLFKSFAGVDAFPIALNTNDVDKIVETVKLLEPTFGGVNLEDIAAPNCFIIEERLKKETNIPVFHDDQHGTAIVTVAGLVNALKLSGKSMSSIKVVANGAGAAGIAIIKLLHHYGVRDIVMCDSKGAIYEGRPNGMNDVKNEVAKFTNQDRKDGSLKDVIVDADVFIGVSVAGALTKEMVQSMAKDPIIFAMANPNPEIMPEDAREAGASVVGTGRSDFPNQVNNVLAFPGIFRGALDVRATHINEEMKIAAVEAIASLVSEDELSADYVIPAPFDKRVAPAVAKAVAKAAMETGVARITVDPEEVAEKTRKLTIIGE
- the dnaEC gene encoding DNA polymerase III (alpha subunit), DnaE3 (Evidence 1a: Function from experimental evidences in the studied strain; PubMedId: 9799485, 9822387, 10354411, 14593098, 20122408, 22333191, 24106089, 29078353; Product type e: enzyme), whose product is MSFVHLQVHSGYSLLNSAAAVEELVSEADRLGYASLALTDDHVMYGAIQFYKACKARGINPIIGLTASVFTDDSELEAYPLVLLAKSNTGYQNLLKISSVLQSKSKGGLKPKWLHSYREGIIAITPGEKGYIETLLEGGLFEQAAQASLEFQSIFGKGAFYFSYQPFKGNQVLSEQILKLSEETGIPVTATGDVHYIRKEDKAAYRCLKAIKAGEKLTDAPAEDLPDLDLKPLEEMQNIYREHPEALQASVEIAEQCRVDVSLGQTRLPSFPTPDGTSADDYLTDICMEGLRSRFGKPDERYLRRLQYELDVIKRMKFSDYFLIVWDFMKHAHEKGIVTGPGRGSAAGSLVAYVLYITDVDPIKHHLLFERFLNPERVSMPDIDIDFPDTRRDEVIQYVQQKYGAMHVAQIITFGTLAAKAALRDVGRVFGVSPKEADQLAKLIPSRPGMTLDEARQQSPQLDKRLRESSLLQQVYSIARKIEGLPRHASTHAAGVVLSEEPLTDVVPLQEGHEGIYLTQYAMDHLEDLGLLKMDFLGLRNLTLIESITSMIEKEENIKIDLSSISYSDDKTFSLLSKGDTTGIFQLESAGMRSVLKRLKPSGLEDIVAVNALYRPGPMENIPLFIDRKHGRAPVHYPHEDLRSILEDTYGVIVYQEQIMMIASRMAGFSLGEADLLRRAVSKKKKEILDRERSHFVEGCLKKEYSVDTANEVYDLIVKFANYGFNRSHAVAYSMIGCQLAYLKAHYPLYFMCGLLTSVIGNEDKISQYLYEAKGSGIRILPPSVNKSSFPFTVENGSVRYSLRAIKSVGVSAVKDIYKARKEKPFEDLFDFCFRVPSKSVNRKMLEALIFSGAMDEFGQNRATLLASIDVALEHAELFAADDDQMGLFLDESFSIKPKYVETEELPLVDLLAFEKETLGIYFSNHPLSAFRKQLTAQGAVSILQAQRAVKRQLSLGVLLSKIKTIRTKTGQNMAFLTLSDETGEMEAVVFPEQFRQLSPVLREGALLFTAGKCEVRQDKIQFIMSRAELLEDMDAEKAPSVYIKIESSQHSQEILAKIKRILLEHKGETGVYLYYERQKQTIKLPESFHINADHQVLYRLKELLGQKNVVLKQW
- the ytrH gene encoding membrane protein involved in a sporulation process (Evidence 1a: Function from experimental evidences in the studied strain; PubMedId: 12662922, 15547282, 26735940; Product type ph: phenotype) gives rise to the protein MDQEAGFMVNFINSYFIALGVLIGGALIGGLGAYLAGEPPLTAITKLANRLKIWALVAAIGGTFDAVYSFERGILEGNTRDIFKQLLLIISAMGGAQSGWLIISWLTQEHLSS